In a genomic window of Myxococcus fulvus:
- a CDS encoding DUF4870 domain-containing protein has translation METPPREQVGSYITGTPMPTQDEKTMALIAHMGTILGNFVGLGFAVPLVLMLTKGKESSFIREHAVESLNFQITIFIAAVVASITLCVGIGFVLLPIVGVVALVFSIIAGLKANEGQLYKYPFAIRLVK, from the coding sequence ATGGAGACTCCGCCGCGGGAACAAGTGGGTTCGTACATCACCGGCACGCCGATGCCGACCCAGGACGAGAAGACGATGGCGCTGATTGCCCATATGGGCACCATCCTGGGCAACTTCGTGGGACTGGGCTTCGCCGTTCCGCTGGTGCTGATGCTGACGAAGGGCAAGGAGTCGTCCTTCATCCGTGAGCACGCGGTGGAGTCGCTGAACTTCCAGATCACCATCTTCATCGCGGCGGTGGTGGCCTCCATCACCCTGTGCGTGGGCATCGGCTTCGTCCTGCTGCCCATCGTCGGCGTGGTGGCGCTGGTGTTCTCCATCATCGCCGGCCTCAAGGCGAACGAGGGTCAGCTGTACAAGTACCCGTTCGCCATCCGGTTGGTGAAGTAG
- the moaA gene encoding GTP 3',8-cyclase MoaA yields MPALQTDPLAPPLLDAQGRRMTYLRLSITDRCNFRCTYCSPASWGGKKDLLDAQELGRIASLFAALGIRRVRLTGGEPLIRPDILEVARRISSIPGIQHLAITTNASHLESLAAPLREAGVDQLNLSLDTLSPETFRRISKQGDFDAVLRGIDRAAQVGYGSLKLNVVVMRGVNDDEARALVEYAHARGITPRFIELMPFGQGKPVPTAELIERLRGEGLELSPEPEETGAAADSVTSGPARYWRAPGGRVGFISPLTQNFCGGCNRVRVASNGDLRSCLGGRAQAPLHQLIRGGATDVELARAIRAALGDKPEGHRFTEPGNGATLLSMMGIGG; encoded by the coding sequence ATGCCCGCCCTCCAGACGGATCCACTCGCTCCGCCCCTGCTGGACGCGCAGGGGCGCCGCATGACGTACCTGCGGCTGAGCATCACGGACCGCTGCAACTTCCGCTGCACGTACTGCTCTCCCGCGTCGTGGGGCGGGAAGAAGGACCTGCTCGACGCGCAGGAGCTGGGGCGCATCGCCTCCCTCTTCGCCGCCCTGGGCATCCGCCGCGTGCGGCTCACCGGCGGCGAGCCGCTCATCCGCCCGGACATCCTGGAGGTCGCCCGGCGCATCTCCAGCATCCCCGGCATCCAGCACCTGGCCATCACCACCAACGCCAGCCATCTGGAGTCGCTGGCCGCGCCGCTGCGCGAGGCGGGCGTGGACCAGCTCAACCTCAGCCTGGACACGCTGTCCCCGGAGACGTTCCGGCGCATCTCCAAGCAGGGTGACTTCGACGCGGTGCTGCGCGGCATCGACCGCGCGGCCCAGGTCGGCTACGGCTCGCTCAAGCTCAACGTCGTGGTGATGCGCGGGGTGAACGACGACGAGGCGCGCGCGCTGGTGGAGTACGCGCATGCGCGGGGAATCACGCCGCGCTTCATCGAGCTGATGCCCTTCGGACAGGGCAAGCCCGTGCCCACCGCGGAGCTCATCGAGCGGCTGCGCGGCGAGGGCCTCGAGCTGTCACCGGAGCCCGAGGAGACGGGCGCGGCCGCGGACTCCGTCACCTCCGGCCCGGCGCGGTACTGGCGCGCGCCAGGGGGCCGCGTGGGCTTCATCTCACCGCTCACGCAGAACTTCTGCGGCGGCTGCAACCGCGTGCGTGTGGCCTCCAACGGGGACTTGAGGAGCTGCCTGGGAGGACGCGCGCAGGCGCCGCTGCACCAGCTCATCCGCGGCGGCGCCACAGACGTGGAGCTGGCGCGCGCCATCCGCGCCGCGCTGGGTGACAAGCCGGAGGGCCACCGCTTCACCGAGCCCGGCAACGGCGCCACGCTGCTGTCGATGATGGGCATCGGCGGCTGA
- the hisN gene encoding histidinol-phosphatase has translation MTTQGLMQAAEQVARAAGDVALKFFRGGIAVDTKSDGTPVTVADRTAEQTAREWLEQRFPEDGILGEEFGETRPGAKRRWILDPIDGTKTFIRGVPLWGTLVALAEGERILVGAAYFPAVGELLVAAPGEGCFWNGQRARVSAQSDLSRAVVLSTDERFSQFPERGEAWRRFTRDAAVSRTWGDCYGYLLVATGRAEVMVDELLSPWDAAALQPIIEESGGVFTDWTGQRTAFGGNGIATNAALARITRERLGATRTP, from the coding sequence ATGACGACCCAGGGGCTGATGCAGGCGGCGGAGCAAGTCGCGCGCGCGGCAGGTGACGTCGCGCTGAAGTTCTTCCGCGGAGGCATCGCGGTGGACACCAAGAGCGACGGCACACCCGTCACCGTGGCGGACCGCACCGCGGAGCAGACGGCACGCGAGTGGCTGGAACAACGCTTCCCCGAGGACGGCATCCTCGGCGAGGAGTTCGGTGAGACACGCCCCGGCGCGAAGCGCCGCTGGATCCTCGACCCCATCGACGGCACCAAGACCTTCATCCGCGGAGTGCCCCTGTGGGGCACGCTCGTCGCACTGGCCGAAGGAGAGCGCATCCTCGTGGGCGCGGCCTACTTCCCCGCGGTGGGCGAGCTGCTCGTCGCCGCTCCCGGTGAAGGCTGCTTCTGGAACGGACAGCGTGCCCGCGTCTCCGCACAATCCGACCTCTCCCGCGCGGTGGTCCTCTCCACCGACGAGCGCTTCTCCCAGTTCCCCGAGCGAGGCGAGGCCTGGCGCCGCTTCACACGTGACGCCGCCGTGTCACGCACCTGGGGCGACTGTTACGGCTATCTGCTCGTCGCCACCGGACGCGCCGAGGTGATGGTGGACGAGCTGCTCTCCCCCTGGGACGCGGCCGCGCTCCAACCCATCATCGAGGAATCCGGCGGCGTCTTCACCGATTGGACCGGCCAGCGCACCGCCTTCGGCGGCAACGGCATCGCCACCAACGCGGCCCTGGCCCGCATCACTCGCGAGCGCCTGGGCGCGACGAGGACCCCCTGA
- the thiO gene encoding glycine oxidase ThiO, translating to MRVSDVIIVGGGIMGCGIALRLRQAGARVTVLERSIPGAEASSAAAGMLAPQMESDGPGPFLDLCLRSRGLYPAFAEELRELSGVDIAYKPCGILKVAFADTGVHHLEATVLWQRGMGLRAELLDGEQARALEPKLSARAVAAAHFPDDHQVDNRLLVRALTMAAARVGAEFRSGYVRGIVHEDGRAVGVDLDGEVLRADAIVLAAGSWSSLVQGAGVEAKSVRPARGQMIQLQTRLPLLQRVLTSEKGYVVPRADGRVIAGSTMELVGFDKQVTAAGLARILDMALELCPELGSAPITETWAGFRPWTEDKRPYLGEGPTPGLFLATGHFRNGILLAPITAKLVAQAVLGERTTLDLAPFRYDRGAARARA from the coding sequence ATGCGAGTCTCGGACGTCATCATCGTGGGCGGGGGCATCATGGGCTGCGGCATCGCCCTGCGCCTGCGGCAGGCGGGCGCGCGCGTCACCGTCCTGGAGCGCTCCATCCCCGGCGCCGAGGCCAGCAGCGCCGCTGCGGGCATGCTCGCTCCCCAGATGGAGTCGGACGGTCCGGGCCCCTTCCTCGACCTGTGCCTGCGCAGCCGCGGCCTCTACCCCGCCTTCGCCGAGGAGCTGCGCGAGCTGTCCGGCGTGGACATCGCCTACAAGCCCTGCGGCATCCTCAAGGTCGCCTTCGCCGACACCGGCGTCCATCACCTGGAGGCCACCGTCCTGTGGCAGCGCGGCATGGGCCTGCGCGCGGAGCTGCTCGACGGAGAGCAGGCGCGAGCGCTCGAGCCGAAGCTGTCCGCCCGGGCCGTGGCCGCCGCGCACTTCCCGGATGACCACCAGGTGGACAACCGGCTCCTGGTGCGCGCGCTGACGATGGCCGCCGCGCGCGTGGGCGCCGAGTTCCGCAGCGGCTACGTGCGCGGCATCGTCCACGAGGACGGCCGCGCGGTGGGCGTGGACCTGGATGGCGAGGTGCTGCGCGCGGACGCCATCGTCCTCGCCGCGGGCTCCTGGTCCTCCCTGGTCCAGGGCGCGGGCGTGGAGGCGAAGTCGGTGCGCCCCGCGCGAGGGCAGATGATCCAGCTCCAGACGCGCCTGCCGTTGCTGCAGCGCGTCCTCACCTCGGAGAAGGGCTACGTCGTGCCGCGCGCGGACGGGCGCGTCATCGCCGGCAGCACCATGGAGCTGGTGGGCTTCGACAAGCAGGTGACGGCGGCGGGGCTGGCGCGCATCCTCGACATGGCCCTGGAGCTGTGCCCGGAGCTGGGCTCGGCCCCCATCACGGAGACGTGGGCCGGCTTCCGTCCCTGGACGGAGGACAAGCGGCCCTACCTGGGCGAGGGGCCCACGCCCGGCCTCTTCCTCGCCACCGGCCACTTCCGCAACGGCATCCTCCTGGCCCCCATCACCGCGAAGCTCGTGGCCCAGGCCGTCCTCGGGGAGCGCACCACCCTGGACCTCGCCCCCTTCCGCTATGACCGGGGAGCCGCCCGGGCCCGCGCCTGA
- the hisH gene encoding imidazole glycerol phosphate synthase subunit HisH: protein MRVTLFDYGAGNLHSLSKALATEPGVEVHVEEDPLRAVDTDVLVLPGVGAFGLAAARLAPGRNTMRLALERGLPCLGICLGMQLLFDSSEEGAGKGLGFFAGHVQRLAARRVPHIGWNQVDEDSTLSGAKLETVYYAHSFVCRVADPSLVTAWTTHEEDRFPAAVRRGKVVGVQFHPEKSSTSGVAFARAFLREVRS, encoded by the coding sequence ATGAGAGTCACCCTGTTCGATTACGGCGCTGGAAACCTGCACTCGCTCTCGAAGGCCCTGGCCACGGAGCCGGGCGTGGAGGTTCACGTCGAGGAGGACCCTCTCAGGGCGGTGGACACGGATGTGCTCGTGTTGCCCGGCGTGGGGGCGTTCGGTCTCGCGGCGGCGCGATTGGCACCGGGACGGAACACGATGCGTCTGGCGCTGGAGCGAGGGCTGCCGTGCCTGGGCATCTGCCTGGGGATGCAGCTCCTGTTCGACTCGAGCGAAGAGGGGGCGGGGAAGGGGCTGGGCTTCTTCGCGGGCCACGTGCAGCGACTCGCGGCCCGGCGGGTGCCGCACATCGGTTGGAATCAGGTGGACGAGGACAGCACGTTGTCCGGAGCGAAGCTGGAGACCGTGTACTACGCGCACAGCTTCGTGTGCCGGGTGGCGGACCCGTCGCTCGTCACCGCGTGGACGACGCATGAGGAGGACCGCTTCCCCGCGGCGGTGCGTCGGGGGAAGGTGGTGGGCGTGCAGTTCCACCCCGAGAAGTCGTCGACTTCGGGAGTGGCCTTCGCGCGAGCGTTCCTCCGTGAGGTGCGCTCATGA
- a CDS encoding HD-GYP domain-containing protein, with translation MEAIPPAPPRILIVDDDDSVRDVISVLLREEGYNCVVASGAEMALDVAGEEDTPLVISDMKMPGKDGLWLLENLRERLPDTSVIMLTGYGDTESAVDCLRRGAVDYLLKPPKLTDLIRAIERALAKRRIEMARKRYQKKLERKVRDRTAELRSALHNIANTYQNTLLALVAALDAREHETSDHSQRVVSYTSAIAGRMGIQGKELEEIGRGALLHDIGKIGVPDAVLLKPGKLTPDEWLEMRKHPEIGFQMIQAIPFLSTPSAIVLSHQERWDGAGYPRNLSRQEIHIGARIFAVADTLDAMTSDRPYRKGTTFANAIQEIRRCANTQFDPEVVRAFLDIGEEGLIHIKEEMKKKKLQLPVAEQEANEAEAELARLTDLDDELETVPAAPRSGPSEPTEPKVTAIRSATGSEG, from the coding sequence GTGGAAGCCATCCCCCCTGCACCACCCCGAATCCTCATCGTCGACGATGACGACTCCGTGCGAGACGTCATCTCGGTCCTCTTGCGTGAAGAGGGCTACAACTGCGTCGTCGCGAGCGGCGCCGAGATGGCGCTGGACGTGGCGGGCGAAGAGGACACCCCGCTCGTCATCAGCGACATGAAGATGCCGGGCAAGGACGGCCTCTGGCTCCTGGAGAACCTGCGGGAGCGACTGCCGGACACGTCCGTCATCATGCTCACCGGCTACGGGGACACGGAGTCCGCGGTGGACTGTCTGCGCCGTGGCGCGGTGGACTACCTGCTCAAGCCACCGAAGCTGACGGACCTCATCCGGGCCATCGAGCGGGCGCTCGCCAAGCGCCGCATCGAGATGGCGAGGAAGCGCTACCAGAAGAAGCTGGAGCGCAAGGTGCGTGACCGCACCGCGGAGCTGCGAAGCGCGCTGCACAACATCGCCAACACCTACCAGAACACGCTCCTGGCCCTGGTCGCCGCGCTGGACGCGCGCGAGCACGAGACGAGCGACCACTCGCAGCGCGTGGTCAGCTACACGTCCGCCATCGCCGGGCGCATGGGCATCCAGGGCAAGGAGCTGGAGGAGATCGGCCGCGGCGCGCTGCTGCACGACATCGGCAAGATTGGCGTGCCGGACGCGGTGCTGCTCAAGCCGGGCAAGCTGACGCCGGACGAGTGGCTGGAGATGCGCAAGCATCCGGAGATCGGCTTCCAGATGATCCAGGCCATCCCGTTCCTGTCCACGCCGTCCGCCATCGTGCTGTCGCACCAGGAGCGCTGGGATGGCGCGGGCTATCCGCGCAACCTGTCGCGGCAGGAGATCCACATCGGCGCGCGCATCTTCGCCGTGGCGGACACGCTGGACGCGATGACGAGCGACCGGCCGTACCGCAAGGGCACGACGTTCGCCAACGCCATCCAGGAGATCCGCCGCTGCGCGAACACGCAGTTCGATCCGGAGGTGGTGCGCGCGTTCCTCGACATCGGCGAGGAAGGGCTCATCCACATCAAGGAGGAGATGAAGAAGAAGAAGCTCCAGCTCCCCGTGGCCGAGCAGGAGGCGAACGAGGCCGAGGCGGAGCTCGCCCGCCTGACGGACCTGGACGACGAGCTGGAGACCGTCCCCGCCGCCCCGCGCTCGGGCCCGAGCGAGCCGACCGAGCCGAAGGTCACCGCCATCCGTTCGGCGACGGGCAGTGAAGGCTGA
- the hisG gene encoding ATP phosphoribosyltransferase has product MLLKIALPNKGRLSEEVRELFNDAGLEVRARGERALTASLGGEFEAIFVRAQDIPEFVADGAAHAGVTGWDLVNEAGRELEHLMDLEFGRCRLVVAAREESGIGHANDVRDGMRVASCFPRLTQDYFARRGQSVTVVPVSGAAEIAPHLGIADIVVDLTSTGSTLKMNGLREVATVLESSARLVACQSNVPEAQRKLEELKLALGSVLAARGKRYLMANVPKDELPRVREVLPGLNGPTVVDVLDGGRFVAVHAVVPAKTIYRTVNALKTLGCEGILVTRIERLVA; this is encoded by the coding sequence ATGTTGCTGAAGATCGCTCTTCCCAACAAAGGCCGCCTCTCCGAAGAGGTCCGTGAGCTTTTCAACGATGCGGGCCTGGAGGTCCGCGCCCGAGGAGAGCGCGCGCTCACCGCGTCGCTCGGCGGTGAGTTCGAGGCCATCTTCGTCCGCGCGCAGGACATCCCGGAGTTCGTCGCGGACGGCGCGGCGCACGCGGGCGTCACCGGCTGGGATCTGGTGAACGAGGCGGGCCGCGAGCTCGAGCACCTGATGGACCTGGAGTTCGGCCGCTGCCGGTTGGTGGTGGCCGCGCGCGAGGAGAGTGGAATCGGCCACGCCAACGACGTGCGTGACGGCATGCGCGTCGCATCCTGCTTCCCTCGGCTGACGCAGGACTACTTCGCGCGCCGGGGGCAGAGCGTCACGGTGGTGCCCGTCTCGGGCGCGGCGGAGATTGCGCCGCACCTGGGCATCGCGGACATCGTCGTGGACCTGACGTCCACCGGCTCCACGTTGAAGATGAACGGCCTGCGCGAGGTGGCCACCGTGCTGGAGTCCAGCGCGCGACTGGTGGCGTGCCAGTCGAACGTGCCGGAGGCGCAGAGGAAGCTGGAGGAGCTGAAGCTCGCGCTCGGCTCGGTGCTCGCGGCGAGGGGCAAGCGCTACCTGATGGCGAACGTGCCGAAGGACGAGCTGCCCCGGGTGCGCGAGGTGCTGCCGGGACTCAACGGTCCCACCGTGGTGGACGTGCTGGACGGAGGCCGGTTCGTGGCGGTGCACGCGGTGGTGCCGGCGAAGACCATCTACCGCACCGTCAACGCCCTGAAGACGCTGGGCTGCGAGGGCATCCTCGTCACGCGCATCGAAAGGCTGGTGGCGTGA
- a CDS encoding pyridoxal phosphate-dependent aminotransferase: MIPLRESFRDIPLYSPPKRPCRVDLSDNTNLFGVPPAAERVLRESRPESLSRYPRGYAPDLRNVLASRLGVGAACVTTGCGSDDVLDSALRAFLEPGEVLAFQDPTFVMMPLFAKVNGLKTAPVPLRADFDVDPEALLATGAKVIYLCSPNNPTGTPLSRAAVEHVVEKAPGIVIIDEAYVEFSSAPDFMDLARTRQNVLVTRTFSKAYGLAGMRVGWGVGSLALIAEVEKARGPYKLTTLAESMAVAVLREDPMWVEVQVVEARRNREHLRAELMSMGLSPLPSEGNFLMVPMPDALGVAQRMRERDVNVRAFQGLTGVGDALRIGSGPWPMLEAALAALRESLR; encoded by the coding sequence ATGATTCCCCTGCGCGAGTCCTTCCGGGACATCCCCTTGTATTCACCGCCGAAGCGGCCGTGTCGCGTGGACCTGAGCGACAACACGAACCTCTTCGGCGTGCCTCCCGCGGCGGAGCGGGTGCTGCGCGAGTCCCGTCCGGAGTCACTGTCCCGCTATCCACGCGGCTATGCGCCCGACCTGCGCAACGTCCTCGCTTCACGGCTCGGTGTCGGCGCCGCGTGCGTGACGACGGGCTGTGGCTCGGACGACGTATTGGACAGCGCGCTTCGCGCGTTCCTGGAGCCGGGCGAGGTGCTCGCGTTCCAGGACCCGACGTTCGTGATGATGCCGCTGTTCGCGAAGGTGAACGGCCTGAAGACGGCGCCGGTGCCCCTGCGCGCGGACTTCGACGTGGACCCGGAGGCGCTGCTCGCCACGGGGGCGAAGGTCATCTACCTCTGCTCGCCGAACAACCCCACGGGTACGCCGCTGTCGCGCGCGGCGGTGGAACACGTGGTGGAGAAGGCGCCGGGCATCGTCATCATCGACGAGGCCTACGTGGAGTTCTCCTCGGCGCCGGACTTCATGGACCTGGCGCGCACGCGGCAGAACGTGCTGGTGACGCGGACGTTCTCCAAGGCCTACGGGCTCGCGGGCATGCGGGTGGGCTGGGGCGTGGGCAGCCTGGCGCTCATCGCGGAGGTGGAGAAGGCGCGTGGACCGTACAAGCTCACCACGTTGGCGGAGTCGATGGCCGTCGCCGTCCTGCGCGAGGACCCGATGTGGGTCGAGGTCCAGGTGGTCGAGGCGCGGAGGAATCGTGAACATCTCCGCGCGGAATTGATGTCGATGGGGCTGTCGCCGCTGCCCTCGGAGGGCAACTTCCTGATGGTGCCGATGCCGGACGCGCTGGGGGTGGCACAGCGGATGCGTGAGCGGGATGTGAACGTGAGGGCCTTCCAGGGGCTGACCGGCGTGGGGGATGCGCTCCGGATCGGCAGTGGACCGTGGCCCATGCTCGAGGCGGCGCTCGCGGCGCTGCGGGAGTCCTTGCGATGA
- the hisF gene encoding imidazole glycerol phosphate synthase subunit HisF: MLTRRLIVCLDVKGGRVVKGVRFEGLRDVGDPVELAQRYEREGADEVTFLDISASAEERETLWDLVRRTAERLFIPLTVGGGVRTVEDVGRALRAGADKVSINSAAVARPELLTECAERFGAQCVVASIDARKEGERYRVYTHGGRKPTELDAVTWAQVCVARGAGEVLLTSIDQDGARSGYDLELTRRVADAVAVPVIASGGAGSAEHIRDGLTRGGADAALVAGILHDGLTTVGAIKSLLRSSGLPIRSTP, from the coding sequence ATGCTCACGCGACGACTCATCGTCTGCCTGGATGTGAAGGGCGGGCGCGTGGTGAAGGGTGTCCGCTTCGAGGGGCTTCGCGATGTCGGAGACCCGGTGGAGCTGGCGCAGCGCTACGAACGGGAGGGCGCGGACGAGGTGACGTTCCTCGACATCTCCGCGAGCGCGGAGGAGCGAGAGACGCTCTGGGACCTGGTGCGACGCACGGCGGAGCGGCTGTTCATCCCGCTGACGGTGGGAGGCGGCGTGCGCACGGTGGAGGACGTGGGTCGGGCGCTGCGCGCGGGTGCGGACAAGGTGAGCATCAACTCGGCGGCGGTGGCCCGGCCCGAGCTGCTGACCGAGTGTGCCGAGCGCTTCGGGGCACAGTGCGTGGTGGCGAGCATCGATGCCCGCAAGGAGGGGGAGCGCTACCGCGTCTACACGCATGGCGGGCGAAAGCCGACCGAACTGGACGCGGTGACCTGGGCCCAGGTGTGCGTGGCCCGTGGGGCAGGGGAGGTGCTGCTCACGAGCATCGACCAGGACGGCGCGCGCTCGGGCTACGACCTGGAGCTGACGCGAAGGGTGGCGGACGCGGTCGCCGTGCCCGTCATCGCGTCGGGTGGCGCGGGCAGCGCGGAGCACATAAGGGACGGGCTCACGCGAGGCGGCGCGGACGCGGCGCTGGTGGCGGGCATCCTCCACGATGGGCTCACGACGGTGGGCGCCATCAAGTCGCTCCTGCGCTCGAGCGGCCTGCCGATTCGGAGCACGCCATGA
- a CDS encoding HisA/HisF-related TIM barrel protein → MRAIPAIDLREGACVQLVGGSYDAERVRVDDPLDALRHWRGFGFRSFHVVDLDAALGRGSNAQVVTRLTSHEPGLAFTVGGGVRDTARVTALLEGGASGVVVGTRAIEDAGWLAEVTERFPGRVVVAADVRGREVVTRGWTAGSGRTLDQVLAVLEPLALGGLLVTAVHKEGQLEGVDLSLMREVVKRSRHRLYASGGVTTMDDLRALAAAGAYGAVIGMALYTGRLDAREVAREFAE, encoded by the coding sequence ATGAGGGCCATCCCCGCCATCGACCTGCGCGAGGGGGCCTGCGTGCAGCTCGTCGGAGGCTCGTATGACGCGGAGCGGGTGCGAGTGGATGACCCGCTCGACGCGCTTCGACACTGGCGCGGCTTCGGCTTCCGTTCCTTTCACGTCGTCGACCTGGACGCGGCGCTGGGGCGCGGCTCCAACGCTCAGGTGGTGACGCGGCTCACGTCGCACGAGCCAGGGCTCGCCTTCACGGTGGGAGGGGGTGTCCGGGATACCGCGCGGGTGACGGCGCTGCTGGAGGGAGGTGCCTCGGGGGTGGTGGTGGGCACGCGCGCCATCGAGGACGCGGGGTGGTTGGCGGAGGTGACGGAGCGCTTTCCGGGGCGCGTGGTGGTGGCGGCGGACGTGCGCGGGCGGGAGGTGGTGACGCGAGGGTGGACAGCGGGGAGTGGCAGGACGCTGGATCAGGTCCTCGCGGTGTTGGAGCCCCTGGCGCTCGGTGGGTTGTTGGTGACGGCGGTCCACAAGGAGGGGCAGTTGGAAGGTGTGGACCTGTCGCTGATGCGCGAGGTGGTGAAGCGCAGTCGTCATCGGCTCTACGCATCGGGAGGTGTGACGACGATGGACGACTTGCGCGCGTTGGCCGCCGCGGGTGCGTACGGAGCGGTCATCGGCATGGCGCTGTACACGGGACGACTGGATGCGCGCGAAGTCGCGCGGGAGTTCGCGGAATGA
- a CDS encoding imidazoleglycerol-phosphate dehydratase, which translates to MTLVTRETKETQVRVEVSLGRGATQVDTGLVFFDHMLSTFGRYAGLDLKVHARGDLKHHLMEDVAITLGTAVQRVIPATAARFAERTIPMDDALVQACLDAGGRFFYEGPLKNRLYEHWMRSFCEHAKVTLHLRVLRGKDRHHVTEAAFKALGLALRDAMVDGGTVFSMKGSVALEVT; encoded by the coding sequence ATGACCCTCGTCACACGGGAGACGAAGGAGACACAGGTGCGCGTGGAGGTGTCGCTCGGTCGCGGGGCGACGCAGGTGGACACGGGGCTGGTGTTCTTCGACCACATGCTCTCCACCTTCGGGCGCTACGCGGGGCTCGACCTGAAGGTGCATGCGCGCGGCGACCTCAAGCACCACCTGATGGAGGACGTGGCGATCACGTTGGGGACGGCGGTGCAGCGGGTGATTCCCGCGACGGCGGCGCGCTTCGCGGAGCGGACCATTCCCATGGACGACGCGCTGGTGCAGGCGTGCCTGGATGCCGGGGGACGCTTCTTCTACGAGGGTCCGCTGAAGAACCGGTTGTACGAACACTGGATGCGCTCGTTCTGCGAGCACGCGAAGGTGACGCTGCACCTGCGGGTGCTGCGCGGGAAGGACCGTCACCACGTGACGGAGGCGGCGTTCAAGGCGCTGGGGCTCGCGCTGCGGGACGCGATGGTGGATGGCGGCACGGTGTTCAGCATGAAGGGCTCCGTGGCCCTGGAGGTGACGTGA
- the hisD gene encoding histidinol dehydrogenase, with product MMSLPSFLRYRGPLASLSRQDRQRLLERGGDVDTRIAARVRELIAKVRLDGDWALFEMARQFDRAELSSLEVPRARCEQALASLSPSVARALGRAARNIARAHEAQKPRAVEVETEPGVLVGRRPDPLGRVGVYAPGGRAVYPSSVLMGVVPAKVAGVGEVIVCSPPGPDGFPHPSVLAAAVLAGADRVFALGGAGAVAAMAYGTESVPRVDRIVGPGNAYVAEAKLQVVGAVAIEAPAGPSEILVVADETASPEAVAREMLAQAEHDPDAACVTVARGEGVAEAIAEQVRRLAEDAKRQEIVAAALRSRGAVLSVASLEEAWPFVADFAPEHLLLATAAPSADLARVRNAGTVFLGERSSVAYGDYMTGSNHVLPTAGLARAYSGLNLLDFYRWTTYQRVERAASEALAEDVGLLADSEGLFAHADAARAWRGA from the coding sequence ATGATGTCGCTTCCTTCGTTCCTGCGGTACCGGGGGCCGCTGGCCAGCCTCTCGCGTCAGGACCGTCAGCGGTTGTTGGAGCGCGGTGGGGACGTGGACACGCGCATCGCCGCGCGGGTGCGGGAGCTCATCGCGAAGGTCCGCTTGGATGGGGACTGGGCGCTGTTCGAGATGGCGCGGCAGTTCGACCGGGCGGAGCTGTCCTCGTTGGAGGTGCCCCGGGCGCGCTGTGAGCAGGCGCTCGCGTCGCTTTCGCCCTCGGTGGCGCGGGCATTGGGGCGCGCGGCGCGCAACATCGCTCGGGCCCACGAGGCGCAGAAGCCTCGCGCGGTGGAGGTGGAGACGGAGCCGGGGGTGTTGGTGGGGCGCAGGCCCGACCCGCTGGGCCGCGTGGGCGTGTATGCGCCCGGTGGGCGAGCGGTGTACCCGAGCAGCGTGTTGATGGGCGTGGTGCCCGCGAAGGTGGCGGGAGTGGGGGAGGTCATCGTCTGCTCGCCGCCGGGGCCGGATGGGTTTCCACACCCGAGCGTGCTGGCGGCGGCGGTGCTCGCGGGCGCGGACCGGGTCTTCGCGTTGGGGGGCGCGGGCGCGGTGGCGGCCATGGCGTACGGCACGGAGAGCGTGCCCCGGGTGGACCGCATCGTCGGGCCGGGCAACGCGTACGTGGCGGAGGCCAAGCTCCAGGTGGTGGGCGCGGTGGCCATCGAGGCGCCGGCGGGGCCGAGTGAGATCCTCGTCGTCGCCGACGAGACGGCGAGTCCCGAGGCGGTGGCTCGGGAGATGTTGGCGCAGGCCGAGCACGACCCGGATGCCGCGTGCGTGACGGTGGCGCGGGGTGAGGGTGTGGCGGAGGCCATCGCGGAGCAGGTGCGCCGGCTGGCGGAGGATGCGAAGCGGCAGGAGATTGTCGCCGCGGCGCTGCGCTCACGGGGCGCGGTGCTGAGTGTCGCCTCGCTGGAGGAGGCGTGGCCCTTCGTGGCGGACTTCGCGCCGGAGCACCTGTTGCTCGCCACGGCCGCGCCCTCCGCGGACCTGGCGAGGGTCCGCAACGCGGGCACCGTCTTCCTCGGCGAGCGCTCGTCGGTGGCGTATGGCGACTACATGACGGGCTCCAATCACGTGCTGCCCACGGCGGGGCTGGCGCGGGCGTATTCGGGGCTGAACCTGCTCGACTTCTACCGGTGGACCACCTACCAGCGCGTCGAGCGCGCGGCCTCCGAGGCGCTCGCGGAGGACGTGGGGCTGCTCGCCGACAGCGAGGGGCTCTTCGCGCACGCGGACGCCGCGCGTGCCTGGAGGGGCGCATGA